GGAGTTATACATACTAAATTTTTATACTTTTCTCCTAACTCAACGATCTTTTTTGAAAATACGTCGGAATAAGTCACTACTTCATTTTGTTTTCCTTCACTAATTACTCCAATCGCAGGATCAAATTTGGGAACAGAGTGGTATTTAACTGGATCTTCTTCCGCAAATTTGTACCCCTTACCCTTTTTCGTTAAGACATGCACTAAAACAGGCTTCTCAGGATCATGCTTTAGATGCTCAAATACATGCACCAATTCAATCACATTATGTCCATCAAAAGGACCTACATACCTAACACCTAACTCATCAAAAAACATACTCTTGGGTAAAAAGAATGACTTTATTGACTCAATCAGTCTTCCCAATAAGATGTAGAAAAGGTTTTTCTTTCTGGATATATACCTTTTTACTATAAGCGATGTTTTTGACATTATTAACTTGTTGAATAGGTGAGTTATAGCCCCTACATTTGGTGAAATACTCATTCCATTGTCGTTTAGAACTATTATTAGTTTGCTTTTATAGAATCCTATGTTATTGAGAGCTTCATAGGCCATTCCTGCAGTTATTGCACCATCACCTATAACTGCTACAATGTGCTCATCAGCCCGATTTTGTATCTTGTTTCCTTCGTATATTCCCTGAGCTATTGACAATGAAGTACTACTATGACCAGCATGCACTATGTCATACTCACTCTCGGAAGGCTTTAGATACCCATAAAGCCCTTTATACTTCCTAAGCTCCCCAAACCTGCTTTTCCTACCCGTTAAAATCTTATGAACATATGCCTGATGTCCAACATCCCATATTATCTTATCCTTGGGCATATCAAAAACATAGTGAAGCGCAACTGACAGTTCTACCACACCAAGACTTGGAGCAAAATGTCCACCTGTTTTGGACACATTCTCTATAAGAAACTCTCTAATCTCACTACACAACCTAGGAAGATCCTCAATCCTATATTTTTTCAAGTCACTCGGATAATTGATATCATCCAGTATTCTATGCATATATTCCCTACCACTTACCTTTTGTCCCTTTCTTCGTTCTCTTCTTTTTTTCCTCTAACTTCTTACTCATCTTCTCTTTCTCAAATCTGTTTTTCAGCCCCAAAGGTAATCCAAAGACACTACTAACATCAAACACTACTCTGTTCGTTGATGATATAGATATATTGGTAACTATATCTAAAGGTACGTCAACTTGATTAATTTCACCACTATACTCAACTAGTGTATTTGTCA
This sequence is a window from Brevinematia bacterium. Protein-coding genes within it:
- the dxs gene encoding 1-deoxy-D-xylulose-5-phosphate synthase, coding for MHRILDDINYPSDLKKYRIEDLPRLCSEIREFLIENVSKTGGHFAPSLGVVELSVALHYVFDMPKDKIIWDVGHQAYVHKILTGRKSRFGELRKYKGLYGYLKPSESEYDIVHAGHSSTSLSIAQGIYEGNKIQNRADEHIVAVIGDGAITAGMAYEALNNIGFYKSKLIIVLNDNGMSISPNVGAITHLFNKLIMSKTSLIVKRYISRKKNLFYILLGRLIESIKSFFLPKSMFFDELGVRYVGPFDGHNVIELVHVFEHLKHDPEKPVLVHVLTKKGKGYKFAEEDPVKYHSVPKFDPAIGVISEGKQNEVVTYSDVFSKKIVELGEKYKNLVCITPAMKEGSGLVEFARRFPDRFFDVGIAEQHGCTFSLGLSIANAIPMYAIYSTFLQRAYDQVIHDIAIFGKRVILAIDRAGVVGNDGETHQGIFDISFLKQLPNFVIMAPSTGGDLERMLEFSLTLAVPTAIRYPKDNINPDSLLGGQTCVSLGRSRLVFDSEDIFIISVGHMLKYVLEARGILLKKGIEVGVVDLVFIKPLDNEMLRYLATKSKAVITVEDGVKLGGIGETIGVELYRYGFKGKFENIGVPDVFPGLGSRDELFRDFGMDSESIANAVLKLL